Proteins from one Falco cherrug isolate bFalChe1 chromosome 7, bFalChe1.pri, whole genome shotgun sequence genomic window:
- the LOC129736497 gene encoding uncharacterized protein LOC129736497, which translates to MCVRASRAACAFFGVTLPLPPRSPLSRCPALPSPRKGRTILTPRSTRAIGYSPPSNLSPTHRALSIPARHFCSLCPQITGDTTNSCCLAPEGLGGLTPGPLLPLAPHPAHASHQRHSRHTSVKSRGCQAKEMTRPAVTCSCGAANGHHHARFLSRKGGRKLSCQAARPAGHLTPSPTDDTEEHPGKAVKRLGIPLPSSPSGGWGAARRSALTAAPAPLPAGRPSGSAAQRGGPVPAAGLRRAQPRA; encoded by the exons ATGTGTGTGCGCGCATCCCGGGCTGCCTGCGCTTTTTTCGGGGTAACCCTTCCTCTGCCGCCCCGTTCCCCGCTAAgccgctgccctgccctgccaagCCCACGCAAAGGCAGGACTATTTTAACACCGAGAAGCACCCGGGCGATAGGATACAGCCCTCCAAG CAACCTGTCGCCGACACACAGAGCTTTGTCGATCCCAGCCAGGCATTtctgctccctgtgcccccaaATCACGGGGGATACTACAAACTCCTGCTGCCTTGCCCCAGAGGGGCTAGGGGGGCTCACGCCcggccccctcctgcccttgGCCCCTCACCCAGCCCACGCTTCACATCAGAGACACTCGAGACACACTTCGGTCAAATCAAGAGGGTGTCAAGCCAAGGAGATGACTCGACCAGCCGTTACCTGCTCCTGCGGAG CTGCCAACGGACACCATCACGCAAGGTTTCTCtcaaggaaaggaggaaggaaattgTCTTGCCAAGCTGCTCGTCCAGCCGGTCACTTGACCCCGTCCCCCACCGATGACACGGAGGAACACCCCGGGAAAGCGGTTAAACGCCTCGGAATTCCCTTGCCTTCCTCTCCCAGCGGCGGCTGGGGCGCAGCGCGGCGGAGCGCCCTCAcggccgcgccggccccgctccccgccggccgcccgAGCGGCTCCGCTGCGCAGCGAGGGGGACCGGTCCCAgccgcggggctgcggcgcGCCCAGCCTCGGGCATAG